A genome region from Desulfurobacterium atlanticum includes the following:
- the hemW gene encoding radical SAM family heme chaperone HemW, translating to MKSIKHLYVHIPFCRRKCPYCDFYSEITKNVDEENYLQLLLQEIKIRNIPIEPETVYFGGGTPSLLSPAFFEKFITQFKSNLKEITVEINPETASKEYLSQLKSAGITRVSLGIQTFNNRLLNFIGRNHTEKEAINSLENALSIFNNVSADLMFALPNQTEKSLLNDLEILTSFKELKHISIYGFTLYENTPIYKRKESLNIPDENRFSKFYKLIVKFLKEKKFLHYEISNFSKQNYECKHNLSYWFLKKYIGVGPSAASFIDGVYYKNVENLTVYSEKIKNCNLPCEITPFSFNELLEIKLGMGLRTIYGVRLNYQELEIVEKAIMKSEILQTFLKEEIITFEKNVLRLNPEYFHIFNFIVGKIASEIWNV from the coding sequence ATGAAATCTATAAAGCATCTATACGTTCATATACCTTTTTGCAGAAGAAAATGTCCGTATTGCGATTTTTACTCTGAAATTACCAAAAACGTTGATGAAGAAAATTACCTGCAATTACTGTTACAGGAGATAAAAATAAGAAATATACCTATAGAACCAGAAACAGTCTATTTTGGAGGAGGAACTCCATCCCTCCTATCTCCTGCCTTTTTTGAAAAGTTTATAACACAGTTTAAAAGTAATCTGAAAGAGATAACAGTTGAGATAAATCCAGAAACCGCTTCAAAAGAGTATTTATCACAACTTAAATCAGCAGGAATAACGAGAGTAAGCCTTGGAATTCAAACGTTTAACAATAGACTCTTGAATTTTATTGGAAGAAACCATACAGAGAAAGAAGCGATAAACAGTCTTGAAAATGCGCTGTCAATTTTTAATAACGTCTCCGCTGACCTTATGTTTGCCCTTCCAAACCAAACAGAAAAATCTCTTTTAAATGACCTTGAAATACTTACATCTTTTAAAGAACTAAAACACATTTCCATATACGGATTTACTCTCTACGAAAACACCCCCATCTATAAAAGAAAAGAGTCCCTTAACATTCCCGATGAAAACCGCTTTAGCAAGTTCTACAAATTAATAGTAAAATTTTTAAAAGAGAAAAAATTTCTCCATTATGAAATTTCAAACTTCTCAAAACAAAATTATGAATGCAAACATAATCTTTCCTACTGGTTTCTAAAAAAATATATAGGCGTTGGTCCATCAGCTGCGTCATTTATAGATGGAGTTTACTATAAAAACGTTGAAAATCTTACAGTTTACAGTGAGAAAATAAAAAACTGCAACCTGCCATGTGAAATAACTCCCTTCTCTTTTAATGAACTGCTTGAAATAAAACTTGGAATGGGTCTCAGAACTATATACGGAGTAAGATTAAACTATCAAGAGTTGGAAATTGTTGAAAAAGCCATAATGAAAAGCGAAATACTTCAAACATTTCTAAAAGAGGAAATAATCACTTTTGAAAAAAACGTTCTACGTCTTAATCCAGAATATTTTCACATTTTTAACTTCATCGTAGGAAAAATTGCATCCGAAATATGGAACGTTTAG
- a CDS encoding YdcH family protein yields MYRDENLKELARKKFHHFATLERKHQELDDIIDKMEKKTYLTPAEELELEKMKKERLKLRDEMVMLIKKAQEASENEK; encoded by the coding sequence ATGTACAGAGACGAAAATTTAAAAGAGCTTGCAAGGAAAAAATTTCATCACTTTGCAACCCTTGAAAGGAAACACCAGGAACTTGATGACATCATAGATAAGATGGAAAAGAAAACATATCTCACCCCTGCTGAAGAGTTAGAACTTGAAAAGATGAAAAAAGAGAGGCTAAAACTAAGAGATGAAATGGTAATGCTAATCAAAAAAGCCCAGGAGGCTTCTGAAAATGAGAAGTGA
- a CDS encoding sugar phosphate isomerase/epimerase family protein, producing the protein MKIVAHIPGKEILERNLKRIERAAANGFGVELQLTADVLENVPLKFFAKVKEILKEKPVTFHAPFLDLNPGAVDSYVREATIKRYREMKPIEEILNPEGIVFHSGFHPRKILPIYDRWFRNCVDTFQQIADLFKNTKIAIENVFDETPEHLIKLISAIDRENAGICLDIGHWKIFSSLPLSEWIESCKDKLFEFHIHDNDGKNDLHIAAGEGTIDFSDLIKLLNSKKNISQILTMEAKTEEDQLKSYNFILSNLQGVKNGNTTLSS; encoded by the coding sequence ATGAAAATAGTTGCTCATATTCCTGGAAAAGAAATTTTAGAAAGAAACCTAAAAAGAATAGAAAGGGCTGCTGCAAACGGATTTGGTGTTGAACTTCAGCTCACAGCCGATGTTTTAGAAAACGTCCCCCTTAAATTTTTTGCAAAAGTGAAAGAGATATTAAAAGAAAAGCCTGTAACTTTTCACGCACCTTTCCTTGACCTGAATCCCGGGGCTGTTGATAGTTATGTAAGAGAAGCAACTATAAAAAGGTACAGAGAGATGAAACCTATTGAAGAAATCTTAAATCCTGAAGGGATAGTTTTTCACTCGGGATTTCATCCAAGAAAAATCCTGCCAATTTACGATAGGTGGTTTAGAAACTGTGTTGATACATTCCAGCAAATTGCCGACCTGTTTAAAAACACAAAAATAGCCATAGAAAACGTTTTTGATGAAACACCAGAACATCTGATTAAACTTATATCTGCAATAGACAGGGAAAATGCAGGAATATGCCTTGATATAGGCCACTGGAAAATCTTCTCCTCTTTACCTTTATCCGAATGGATAGAGAGTTGTAAGGATAAACTATTTGAGTTTCACATACATGATAATGACGGAAAAAACGACCTTCACATAGCTGCCGGAGAAGGAACAATAGACTTTTCAGATCTAATAAAACTTCTAAACAGTAAAAAAAATATATCTCAAATTCTTACAATGGAAGCAAAAACGGAAGAGGACCAGTTAAAATCGTATAATTTTATTCTTAGCAACCTTCAAGGAGTCAAAAATGGAAATACTACTTTATCCTCATGA
- the tsaB gene encoding tRNA (adenosine(37)-N6)-threonylcarbamoyltransferase complex dimerization subunit type 1 TsaB, which produces MKILSIDTSSPIGSVSLIKDNKIVASRSWNSPREHSVKLFENLQHIVGTAENKFSDIDIAIFTAGPGSFTGIRIGLSVARAFKLSGKLKEVGTVSTVEAFSYCFLKDGFPVFVIVEGRKNRYYTYCRDETSVIFPIEDLTLKEIKERLEKLTSKVTVTGYFSENSEIVEFLKHQNNIFIKKACSSISICAALYAQKFGYRTDLEPIYIRQPDAKPKNKNLE; this is translated from the coding sequence ATGAAAATTTTAAGTATAGATACCTCTTCGCCTATCGGAAGCGTTTCACTGATTAAGGACAACAAAATTGTAGCTTCAAGAAGCTGGAACTCTCCACGGGAACATTCTGTTAAACTGTTTGAAAATCTACAACATATTGTAGGAACAGCAGAGAATAAATTCAGTGATATAGACATTGCAATATTCACAGCAGGGCCAGGCTCCTTTACAGGAATCAGAATAGGACTTTCTGTTGCCAGGGCATTTAAACTTTCCGGGAAACTTAAAGAAGTGGGCACCGTTTCCACTGTTGAAGCATTTTCATATTGCTTTCTTAAAGATGGATTTCCTGTATTTGTAATAGTGGAAGGCAGGAAAAATAGATATTACACTTATTGTAGAGATGAAACATCCGTTATTTTTCCCATAGAAGACCTTACTCTTAAAGAGATTAAGGAAAGGTTAGAAAAACTAACATCAAAAGTGACTGTAACGGGTTATTTTAGTGAAAACAGTGAAATAGTTGAATTTCTAAAACATCAAAATAACATCTTTATAAAGAAAGCATGCTCATCAATATCTATATGTGCTGCTCTTTATGCACAAAAATTTGGATATAGAACAGACTTAGAACCGATATATATAAGGCAACCAGATGCAAAACCTAAAAATAAGAATTTGGAATGA
- the trmFO gene encoding FADH(2)-oxidizing methylenetetrahydrofolate--tRNA-(uracil(54)-C(5))-methyltransferase TrmFO yields the protein MENVSVIGGGLAGVEAAWQLANKGFKVNLYEMRPKKKTPAHKTDFLAELVCSNTLGGIEETTPRGLLKKEMETLGSLVIEAAKNTSVPAGGALAVDREKFAQYITKKIENHPNITVVRQEITSIPENGITIVATGPLTSDRFSSYLTDFLGEESLSFYDAIAPIIYADTVDYSKCFWASRYGKGGNDYLNCPMTEEEYSRFYKALINAEKVPLKEFEKEAYFEGCMPIEEMARRGKETLLFGPLKPVGLIDPKTGKRPFAVVQLRKENSEGTLLNMVGFQTKLTYPEQKRVFRLIPGLENVEFARYGSIHRNTFINSPKLLLPTLQLKKNPTVFFAGQITGVEGYPESAATGIIAGINAAKLMKGEEIKPPPETTMIGGLLKYICEADPDQFQPMNANFGLLPAVKIKGKRNRRKFQAERALKELEKWKENYLG from the coding sequence ATGGAAAATGTAAGCGTAATCGGTGGAGGTCTTGCTGGAGTTGAAGCAGCCTGGCAGCTGGCAAATAAAGGCTTTAAAGTTAACCTTTACGAAATGCGCCCCAAGAAAAAAACTCCGGCACACAAAACAGACTTTTTAGCAGAACTTGTATGTAGTAATACACTTGGAGGTATTGAAGAAACCACTCCAAGAGGACTGCTGAAAAAAGAGATGGAAACTTTAGGTTCTCTTGTTATAGAAGCTGCAAAAAACACCTCTGTTCCAGCCGGTGGTGCTCTTGCAGTTGACAGAGAAAAATTTGCCCAATATATAACTAAAAAAATAGAAAACCATCCCAATATTACCGTTGTAAGACAGGAAATCACCTCTATCCCTGAAAACGGGATAACAATTGTTGCAACTGGACCATTAACATCAGACAGATTCTCTTCCTATCTTACAGATTTTTTAGGTGAAGAGTCCCTCTCATTTTACGATGCCATAGCTCCTATAATTTATGCAGATACTGTAGATTACTCAAAATGTTTCTGGGCATCACGATACGGTAAAGGCGGTAATGATTACCTTAACTGTCCGATGACAGAAGAGGAATATAGCAGATTCTACAAAGCACTTATAAATGCTGAAAAAGTTCCTTTAAAGGAATTTGAAAAAGAAGCATATTTTGAAGGATGTATGCCGATAGAAGAGATGGCAAGAAGAGGAAAAGAAACCCTTCTCTTCGGACCGCTGAAACCTGTAGGTTTAATAGATCCCAAAACTGGCAAAAGGCCTTTTGCCGTGGTTCAATTAAGAAAAGAAAATAGCGAAGGAACTCTTTTAAATATGGTCGGATTCCAGACAAAACTGACCTACCCAGAACAAAAACGGGTTTTCAGACTTATACCGGGACTTGAAAATGTTGAATTTGCCAGATATGGTAGTATCCACAGAAACACTTTCATAAACTCTCCAAAATTGCTTCTTCCAACCCTTCAACTTAAAAAAAATCCAACTGTTTTCTTTGCAGGACAGATAACAGGAGTGGAAGGGTATCCAGAATCTGCTGCCACAGGAATAATTGCCGGTATAAATGCAGCTAAACTTATGAAAGGAGAAGAAATCAAACCTCCTCCTGAAACCACAATGATAGGAGGATTGTTAAAATATATCTGTGAAGCAGACCCTGATCAGTTTCAGCCAATGAATGCTAATTTTGGATTACTTCCAGCTGTTAAAATTAAAGGAAAAAGAAACAGAAGAAAATTTCAGGCAGAAAGAGCATTAAAGGAATTGGAAAAATGGAAAGAAAACTACTTGGGTTAA
- the prfA gene encoding peptide chain release factor 1, producing the protein MENSVIKRLEEISQRFKDIEKLLSDPEVISDGNRYRELAKEHKELQPIVETYERYKEIEAQIKDAIEMIHSGEDEEFIELAKEEKKELEKEQKTIETKLKKLLIPKDPNDEKNVILEIRAGTGGEEAALFAADLFRMYCRYAERKGWKVEILSQNETGLGGFKEISALISGKGAYSRLKYESGVHRVQRIPVTESGGRIHTSAATVAILPEAEEVEIKIDEKDLKIDTYRASGAGGQHVNTTDSAVRITHIPTGLVVTCSNERSQIQNRIKAMKILRARLKEIYERQQKENLDSERRSQIGSGDRSEKIRTYNFPENRVTDHRIKLTLYNLEQFLDGEMDEMIDALAAAEQAKKIENLVSKG; encoded by the coding sequence ATGGAAAATAGTGTAATCAAAAGGCTTGAAGAGATAAGCCAGAGATTTAAAGATATAGAGAAACTTTTAAGTGACCCTGAAGTTATCTCAGACGGAAACAGATACAGAGAACTTGCAAAGGAACATAAAGAACTTCAACCAATTGTAGAAACTTATGAGAGATATAAGGAAATAGAAGCTCAAATAAAAGATGCGATAGAGATGATTCACTCAGGTGAGGATGAAGAGTTTATAGAACTTGCAAAAGAAGAGAAAAAAGAACTTGAAAAAGAACAGAAGACGATAGAAACTAAACTTAAAAAGCTTCTCATTCCAAAGGACCCTAACGATGAGAAAAATGTTATTCTTGAAATTCGTGCTGGAACAGGAGGAGAAGAAGCGGCACTTTTTGCAGCAGACCTTTTCAGAATGTACTGTAGATATGCAGAAAGAAAAGGGTGGAAAGTAGAAATTCTCTCCCAGAATGAAACCGGGCTTGGAGGATTTAAAGAGATTTCAGCTCTGATTTCCGGAAAAGGAGCTTACAGCAGGCTAAAATATGAAAGTGGTGTTCACAGGGTTCAAAGAATTCCAGTTACAGAGTCTGGTGGGAGAATCCATACATCAGCTGCAACGGTTGCCATTTTACCAGAAGCAGAAGAAGTGGAAATAAAAATTGATGAAAAAGACCTTAAAATAGATACATACAGAGCCTCTGGAGCGGGAGGACAACACGTAAACACAACAGATTCAGCGGTTAGAATCACACATATACCTACAGGCCTTGTGGTTACATGTTCAAATGAACGTTCTCAAATTCAAAACAGAATAAAAGCGATGAAAATTTTAAGGGCAAGACTGAAGGAGATATATGAAAGGCAGCAGAAAGAAAACCTTGATTCGGAAAGACGTTCACAAATTGGAAGTGGTGACAGAAGTGAAAAAATAAGAACTTACAACTTTCCAGAAAATAGAGTAACCGACCACCGAATAAAACTTACTCTTTACAACCTTGAACAGTTTCTTGATGGCGAAATGGATGAGATGATAGATGCTCTTGCCGCAGCAGAACAGGCTAAAAAAATTGAAAATCTGGTATCAAAAGGATAG
- the ilvD gene encoding dihydroxy-acid dehydratase, whose amino-acid sequence MRSDVFREFEKLPARALMMATGIKREDIDKPLIGIISSYTDLVPGHADMFQLERFIERGVAAAGGTPFIVRVPAICDGIAMGHEGMRFSLPLREIIADSVEDVVNAHQLDGIVLLTACDKITPGMLMGAARVNVPAIVVTAGPMLAGRRGKERLDLVTHTFEAIGKYKAGELSLEELLEYEQNACPSSGACQGMFTANTMACLSEALGMSLPYCGTSPAPLAEKKRIAESSGEKIVELVKQGVKARDILTPTAFRNAIRVDLALGGSTNTVLHLPAIAYEAGIPFDIKVFDELSRTTPKICNMRPGGEYLMEDLHYAGGIPGVLKRLKPLIEDNPTVSGISIKTIAASGRIFDENVIRPLDNPYKKEGGIAILYGNIAPEGAVVKQGAMSEKMKIFKGTAKVFNCEEDAMEAVMAGKIKPGNVIVIRYEGPKGGPGMREMLAVTAAVMGMGLGESVALITDGRFSGGTHGPCIGHISPEAAEGGVIGIIEDGDEIYLNIPERKLELLVDEEEIKRRLANFTPLKKEVKSKLLRKFAKLASSASKGAIQEV is encoded by the coding sequence ATGAGAAGTGATGTTTTCAGAGAATTTGAAAAGCTTCCTGCCAGAGCTTTAATGATGGCAACCGGAATTAAAAGAGAAGATATAGATAAACCGCTAATAGGTATTATTTCCAGCTATACAGATCTTGTTCCTGGGCATGCTGACATGTTTCAACTTGAAAGATTCATTGAAAGGGGAGTGGCAGCCGCCGGTGGAACTCCTTTTATAGTTAGAGTTCCAGCAATTTGTGACGGAATAGCAATGGGACATGAAGGAATGAGATTTTCTCTTCCTTTGAGAGAAATAATAGCTGACTCTGTTGAAGATGTTGTTAACGCCCATCAACTTGATGGAATAGTCCTTCTAACTGCCTGCGATAAAATAACTCCTGGAATGCTAATGGGAGCGGCAAGGGTAAACGTTCCTGCAATAGTTGTAACAGCAGGGCCCATGCTTGCAGGAAGACGTGGAAAAGAGAGACTTGACCTTGTAACTCACACTTTTGAAGCCATCGGGAAATATAAAGCTGGAGAACTCTCATTAGAAGAGCTTTTAGAGTATGAGCAGAACGCCTGTCCATCATCAGGTGCATGTCAGGGAATGTTTACAGCAAACACAATGGCATGTTTATCTGAAGCTCTCGGAATGTCTCTTCCCTACTGCGGAACATCACCAGCACCCCTTGCAGAGAAAAAAAGAATAGCAGAAAGCTCTGGAGAAAAAATAGTTGAACTTGTAAAACAGGGAGTAAAGGCAAGAGATATCCTAACTCCTACTGCATTTAGAAACGCAATAAGAGTTGACCTTGCCCTTGGAGGCTCAACAAACACTGTGCTTCACCTTCCAGCAATTGCTTATGAAGCAGGAATTCCCTTTGACATTAAAGTTTTTGATGAACTTAGCAGAACCACTCCAAAAATCTGTAATATGAGACCGGGCGGTGAATATCTTATGGAAGACCTTCATTATGCAGGAGGAATTCCGGGAGTTCTTAAAAGACTTAAACCTTTAATAGAAGACAACCCTACAGTTTCAGGAATCTCAATAAAAACCATAGCCGCATCTGGAAGAATTTTTGATGAAAATGTTATAAGGCCTCTTGACAATCCTTATAAGAAAGAGGGAGGAATAGCCATACTCTACGGGAACATAGCTCCTGAAGGCGCAGTTGTTAAACAGGGGGCTATGAGTGAAAAGATGAAAATCTTTAAAGGAACTGCAAAGGTTTTCAACTGTGAAGAAGATGCAATGGAAGCTGTAATGGCAGGAAAAATAAAACCGGGAAATGTTATTGTCATAAGATATGAAGGACCAAAAGGTGGTCCGGGTATGAGAGAGATGTTGGCGGTAACAGCAGCTGTAATGGGAATGGGACTTGGTGAATCTGTTGCACTTATTACCGATGGAAGATTTTCCGGTGGAACTCACGGCCCCTGCATAGGACACATTTCACCTGAAGCTGCCGAAGGTGGAGTGATAGGAATCATAGAGGACGGAGACGAAATTTATCTTAATATACCTGAAAGAAAACTTGAACTTCTTGTTGATGAAGAAGAAATCAAAAGAAGACTTGCAAACTTTACACCTTTAAAGAAAGAAGTTAAATCTAAACTACTAAGAAAATTTGCAAAATTAGCATCATCTGCATCTAAAGGTGCAATTCAGGAAGTTTAA
- a CDS encoding LysM peptidoglycan-binding domain-containing protein — translation MERKLLGLITGVIVGCSFVNFSYAETKVYKINIIKTSQISPNADKKILYYKIKPGDTIYGILKKYKLPIKMLDEIVKLNKIKDPDKIKVGQIIKIPLPQTKFKNRKTVKADKTLIPDVSTMLSNFGKIYKKGTILLNSGVVNLKENPLLTIKSKNYIFNLNNNLSPEIIKELESIGYNTVSSKEEFLKLFEDYLLSSFGEFEANGTLKLGTVDRLIYHYDYLTYDTETGNVVIFNLTPDTPKKLKNLLSAYGITLEQPEGYKEDGKAGIFKLLTGNPELKVAKLLKLLTRERPVKTPYGFLFKKIKVFITSPEINPEEKTRKKMEGFKVIPVEEENLENTIKLAVQSIPFAVQKIKLVIVEPPGTVGKRSRFEIRGLSIDIPGKRYFLIPGVEKPEEIPYIISRGINLIIY, via the coding sequence ATGGAAAGAAAACTACTTGGGTTAATTACAGGAGTTATTGTAGGGTGTAGTTTTGTAAATTTCTCTTATGCGGAAACGAAAGTTTATAAAATTAATATAATAAAAACATCCCAAATCTCTCCAAATGCAGATAAAAAAATTCTTTACTATAAAATAAAACCGGGAGATACCATTTACGGTATACTGAAAAAGTACAAACTACCGATAAAGATGCTTGATGAAATCGTAAAATTAAACAAAATTAAAGATCCTGACAAAATAAAAGTGGGGCAAATTATTAAAATTCCCCTCCCGCAGACAAAATTTAAAAATAGAAAAACGGTAAAGGCAGACAAGACCTTAATTCCTGATGTTTCTACAATGTTAAGTAACTTTGGAAAAATTTATAAAAAAGGAACAATCCTTTTAAACAGCGGTGTTGTAAACCTAAAAGAAAATCCACTACTAACAATCAAAAGCAAAAATTACATTTTCAATCTTAACAACAATCTTTCTCCTGAAATTATCAAAGAGCTTGAAAGTATAGGATACAACACTGTATCAAGTAAAGAGGAGTTTCTCAAACTATTTGAAGACTATCTTCTGTCATCTTTTGGAGAATTTGAGGCAAACGGAACTTTAAAACTTGGAACTGTAGATAGGCTAATATATCATTACGACTATTTAACATACGATACGGAAACAGGAAATGTGGTTATTTTCAATCTTACACCAGATACACCCAAAAAACTAAAAAACCTCCTTTCAGCTTACGGAATCACATTAGAACAACCTGAAGGATACAAAGAAGATGGAAAAGCAGGCATTTTTAAGCTTCTAACAGGTAATCCTGAATTAAAAGTGGCAAAACTTCTCAAGCTATTGACCAGAGAAAGGCCTGTAAAAACACCTTATGGTTTCCTTTTCAAAAAAATAAAAGTGTTTATAACATCTCCTGAAATAAATCCGGAGGAAAAAACGCGGAAAAAAATGGAAGGTTTCAAAGTTATCCCTGTAGAAGAAGAAAATCTTGAAAATACAATTAAACTGGCTGTACAAAGTATCCCGTTTGCGGTTCAAAAAATAAAACTTGTTATAGTAGAACCTCCCGGAACAGTAGGAAAACGTTCAAGGTTTGAAATTAGAGGGCTATCTATTGATATTCCCGGCAAAAGATACTTTCTAATCCCGGGAGTTGAAAAACCAGAAGAAATCCCCTATATAATATCACGAGGAATAAATCTGATAATTTACTGA
- a CDS encoding OmpP1/FadL family transporter — translation MKKFFCPLALVFFFSFSAHAGNVDTFGIGSAATALGGAFSATADDPYAVYYNPAGLVNIDGQVVSFGFELLNPELKVDNFKAEDGSGAKVVPYNVEVKDESPVLPVPFMGYAVKLNEKLAFGVVAYVPYGLHIKWNSDPSINPAAYNCFESYYIRGVVTPTVAFKFNKNLSFGFGVSFGRSDAGTQRRFYDPTIPSLHNKIVKSDFSDDFNVSFNFGMMYKPADKVTLGLTYRSRTATDFKGSVEIEGVASVDATTKIDHPEQIQGGIRYTPDDRLSLELDVVWTHWSAIDKYVVKFDQSLLGKTEEVFVRDWEDTRQVRFGISYKLNEMVVLRGGYFYDPSPIPDHTFDMAWPDADKKTYSAGAGFNFGRLKVDTVIQYSVSESKREIGGESEELNSSYNDGSVALSAEGHLWGIGATVSYSF, via the coding sequence GTGAAAAAGTTTTTCTGTCCTTTGGCATTGGTTTTCTTTTTTTCTTTTTCAGCACATGCAGGAAATGTTGATACTTTTGGTATAGGTTCTGCTGCTACGGCTCTTGGTGGTGCCTTTTCTGCAACTGCAGATGACCCATACGCAGTTTATTACAATCCGGCTGGTCTTGTAAATATAGATGGTCAGGTTGTTTCTTTTGGGTTTGAACTTTTAAATCCTGAACTTAAGGTTGATAATTTTAAAGCTGAAGATGGAAGTGGAGCTAAAGTTGTACCTTATAATGTTGAAGTTAAAGATGAATCCCCAGTTCTTCCTGTTCCTTTTATGGGTTATGCTGTTAAGTTGAACGAAAAGTTAGCTTTTGGTGTTGTTGCTTATGTTCCTTATGGTCTTCATATAAAATGGAACTCTGATCCTTCCATTAATCCTGCTGCTTATAATTGTTTTGAATCTTACTATATTCGGGGAGTTGTTACTCCTACAGTAGCTTTTAAATTTAATAAAAATCTTTCTTTTGGTTTTGGTGTTTCTTTTGGCCGTTCTGATGCTGGTACCCAGAGAAGATTCTATGATCCAACAATTCCATCACTGCACAATAAAATTGTAAAGTCAGATTTTTCGGACGATTTTAATGTTTCTTTTAATTTCGGAATGATGTATAAACCTGCAGATAAGGTTACGCTTGGTCTTACTTACCGTTCCAGAACGGCAACCGATTTTAAAGGTAGTGTTGAAATTGAAGGTGTTGCCAGCGTTGATGCTACAACCAAAATTGACCATCCTGAGCAGATTCAAGGTGGGATTAGATACACTCCAGATGATAGGTTGTCTCTTGAGCTTGATGTTGTTTGGACCCATTGGAGTGCGATTGATAAATATGTAGTGAAGTTTGACCAGTCTTTGCTTGGAAAAACGGAAGAGGTTTTTGTAAGGGATTGGGAGGATACGAGACAGGTTAGATTTGGTATTTCTTATAAACTTAATGAAATGGTGGTTTTAAGGGGAGGGTATTTTTATGATCCTTCTCCAATACCTGATCATACGTTTGATATGGCGTGGCCTGATGCTGATAAGAAAACGTATTCTGCTGGAGCAGGTTTTAATTTTGGCAGGTTAAAGGTTGATACGGTCATTCAATACAGTGTTTCTGAAAGTAAAAGGGAGATAGGGGGAGAGAGTGAAGAGTTAAATAGCAGTTACAACGATGGTTCTGTAGCACTTTCAGCGGAAGGACATTTGTGGGGTATTGGAGCAACAGTTTCTTATTCATTTTAA
- the def gene encoding peptide deformylase, giving the protein MEILLYPHEILLKKAEKVTEFNEELKNIVNQMFETMYKRGGLGLAGNQVGILKRIVVMDLNSGKENQGKEQIILINPEIVEMEGEQINQEGCLSLPGLYKKVKRAAYVKVKAQNLEGEEFTIEGENLLARAFQHEIDHLNGIVFIDRLSPIQKRLALQRYKKLKRDFERKIGKR; this is encoded by the coding sequence ATGGAAATACTACTTTATCCTCATGAAATACTCTTAAAAAAGGCTGAAAAAGTAACTGAATTTAATGAAGAGCTTAAAAACATAGTTAACCAAATGTTTGAAACGATGTATAAACGTGGAGGCCTCGGACTTGCAGGAAACCAAGTGGGAATACTTAAAAGAATTGTGGTTATGGATTTAAATTCAGGCAAAGAGAATCAGGGAAAAGAGCAGATTATTCTTATAAACCCTGAGATAGTTGAAATGGAAGGAGAACAGATCAATCAGGAAGGCTGTCTATCTTTACCGGGACTTTACAAAAAGGTTAAAAGAGCTGCTTACGTTAAAGTAAAAGCCCAGAATCTTGAAGGGGAAGAGTTTACAATAGAAGGTGAAAATTTGCTGGCAAGAGCGTTTCAGCATGAGATTGACCATTTAAACGGGATAGTTTTTATAGATCGCCTATCTCCTATCCAGAAACGGCTTGCCCTCCAGAGATATAAGAAACTTAAAAGAGATTTTGAAAGAAAAATAGGCAAAAGATAA
- a CDS encoding GNAT family N-acetyltransferase, whose amino-acid sequence MQNLKIRIWNDRDIEVIRNFLKENFPSWEKRVDKDYLNPNIKANLAFIEKTLVGIVIYMVIDSEAEIHLLVVDKNYRRKSVAINLLKETLKMLVNLKVEHVFLEVSNRNSAALNLYEKVGFKQIGIRKNYYGKDNHGIVMMLKIQLREVEDVQRRKFKRACKEKISSLCNP is encoded by the coding sequence ATGCAAAACCTAAAAATAAGAATTTGGAATGACAGAGATATTGAAGTAATACGGAACTTTTTAAAGGAAAATTTTCCATCCTGGGAAAAAAGAGTAGATAAGGACTATTTAAATCCTAATATTAAGGCAAACTTAGCTTTTATAGAGAAAACATTGGTTGGTATCGTGATTTATATGGTTATAGATAGTGAAGCTGAAATTCATTTACTTGTCGTTGACAAAAACTACAGAAGAAAAAGTGTAGCTATAAACCTGTTAAAAGAAACCTTGAAAATGTTAGTAAATTTAAAGGTTGAGCATGTTTTTCTTGAAGTGTCAAACAGAAACAGTGCCGCACTAAACCTGTATGAAAAAGTGGGATTTAAACAGATAGGCATCAGAAAAAACTATTACGGAAAAGACAACCACGGTATCGTTATGATGCTTAAAATACAACTCAGGGAGGTTGAAGATGTACAGAGACGAAAATTTAAAAGAGCTTGCAAGGAAAAAATTTCATCACTTTGCAACCCTTGA